A genomic stretch from Shewanella sediminis HAW-EB3 includes:
- a CDS encoding putative bifunctional diguanylate cyclase/phosphodiesterase, whose translation MESDWYIWFLLILSVAGIIYWYRHKKGDTEFIQALVQYLKRPHGYHQLHVSEVPTKYIQLYQALQYFIATLPLPSDKDKLTGFSNRLGLKSKLMSLMPLTQGTLVLIDVYRFRFVNDLFGFSVGDKLLLSLSKRLTALDEEVTFLARMNEDEFLLYFDSAQAEDTLLSIRHELQVPFEIDDTPITVQIQMGYLDLEQHHTDMSQLLRRLDLALIKAKQDKYFFASYVKGDDVSQHRQLSIINRLPKALALGELYMVYQPKLTLSDGRCVQVEALMRWEHHQLGVLSPAEFIPLVECAGMIKVVSQWALDQVISQQAKWKQSGLHLQVAVNLSTQDLISGTLCDDIQAKLHRHKVDASALSIEITESTLMDDMETAVQTIKRLKQVGVDVAIDDFGTGHSSLAYLKNFPVDEVKIDKAFIDDLLVDSRALHIMKCSIELAKGLAFKVTVEGVETEEIYLALTNMGVDKIQGDLFAKPMSAKELEESWGLLQQSCLPRISER comes from the coding sequence GTGGAAAGCGACTGGTATATCTGGTTTTTACTCATTTTATCTGTCGCTGGTATCATCTATTGGTACCGGCATAAAAAAGGTGACACTGAGTTCATTCAAGCTTTAGTACAATACCTGAAAAGGCCTCACGGCTATCATCAGTTGCATGTTTCAGAGGTTCCCACAAAATACATTCAGCTTTATCAAGCATTACAATACTTTATTGCAACCCTTCCTCTTCCGAGTGATAAAGATAAGTTAACTGGTTTTTCTAACCGTTTAGGACTGAAATCAAAACTTATGAGTCTGATGCCATTAACACAGGGAACCTTAGTGTTAATCGATGTCTATCGCTTTCGGTTCGTCAATGATCTGTTTGGCTTCTCTGTCGGTGATAAATTACTCCTCTCACTATCAAAGCGCCTCACCGCTCTCGATGAAGAGGTGACGTTTCTGGCTCGCATGAACGAAGATGAGTTTTTGCTTTATTTTGACAGTGCCCAAGCGGAAGATACACTGCTTTCTATCCGTCACGAGTTACAAGTTCCTTTTGAGATAGATGATACCCCGATAACGGTTCAAATTCAGATGGGCTATCTGGATTTGGAGCAACATCATACAGATATGAGTCAGCTCTTAAGACGGCTGGATCTTGCCCTTATTAAAGCCAAACAAGATAAATATTTCTTCGCCAGCTATGTTAAAGGTGACGATGTCAGTCAACACCGCCAGCTCAGTATCATTAACCGACTTCCTAAGGCCTTAGCGTTAGGGGAGTTGTATATGGTTTACCAACCAAAACTAACTCTATCTGATGGGCGATGTGTACAGGTGGAGGCGTTAATGCGCTGGGAGCACCATCAATTAGGCGTGTTATCGCCGGCTGAATTTATTCCGCTTGTAGAGTGTGCCGGGATGATAAAGGTTGTGAGCCAGTGGGCGCTGGATCAGGTTATCTCTCAACAGGCCAAATGGAAGCAGTCGGGCTTACATCTGCAAGTCGCGGTGAATCTTTCTACTCAAGATCTTATCAGCGGCACACTATGTGATGATATTCAGGCTAAGTTACACCGACATAAGGTCGATGCCAGTGCACTTTCCATTGAGATAACCGAGAGCACACTGATGGACGACATGGAGACTGCGGTTCAAACGATTAAGAGATTGAAGCAGGTTGGTGTTGACGTTGCTATCGATGATTTCGGTACGGGTCACTCTTCTCTGGCTTATTTGAAAAACTTTCCCGTGGATGAGGTGAAAATTGATAAGGCGTTTATCGATGACCTGTTAGTCGACTCTCGTGCATTACACATCATGAAATGCAGCATTGAGTTGGCAAAGGGGCTTGCCTTTAAGGTGACGGTTGAGGGAGTTGAAACCGAGGAGATATATTTGGCATTGACGAATATGGGGGTCGATAAAATTCAAGGCGATCTCTTCGCGAAGCCGATGAGTGCCAAGGAGCTCGAAGAGAGTTGGGGACTGCTTCAGCAGAGCTGTCTGCCCCGGATAAGCGAGCGTTAA
- a CDS encoding bifunctional diguanylate cyclase/phosphodiesterase, whose amino-acid sequence MDIEKLKHHLRYLALCATLSFVYYLSGRLGLSLAFEQAGVSPVWPPTGIAISAVLIFGFRVWPGIMLGALLVNLSIALPFSAAILIALGNTLEAIVAGYLLIRCAERYPFTQVNHTAWFIAIAVMAPMFSATIGLVSLSMHNLIEASELGIVWSTWWLGDIVGALVIVPLLLTWFRPHESMNGGVPVMALWGTCLVSLGLALLIFSPWHTEYDPHQLLIFMMLPLLIWTALRFHHRGSTLLVTVFSGIAISGTLVGYGPFVMESTNQSLLTLQASVGAIMVTILILIASQEERKRVNRRLLQVQQDLEAKVGQRTHELYTSNKQLAQEVTRQHQLGETLKSLLNATNFTSNDQFLQSCVKDLANAYGAYFAFIGIFSDKTCQSIKTLAVWAGDKVEDNFSYRLRGTPCEDAMNHNVELISSRAALHYPEDKLLNELEVDSYFGAPLVAPSGETIGIIAVMDKKAMDIEEWVKPVLGLFANRVALELQRQSTHKEMEMAASVFKESAEAIVICDSEDKILRVNPAFYKITGYSQIEVVGQSPQLLQSDRPIQSMLHNREAALKKNDIWQCEVSGYRKNGEHFLSWQTVIPVKDENGDTQQIIYIFSDITERKLFEEHIYNLAHHDSLTQLPNRVAFQLQMNTALERAKRSKTQMAVMFIDLDHFKMINDTSGHPVGDLLLQQVAERFKRALRKEDVISRFGGDEFTVLLSNTRTDNATTVVARKLLACFYEPFKLPSSEVVISASIGIGVFPDNGDSVDSLMMNADSAMYRAKEKGRNCFQFYTKEMNQYAQERLELELDLRKALERDEFVLHYQPQFDPNGRIIGCEALIRWQHPDKGLLSPGEFINMAEITGLIVPIGKWVIDTACMQHKMWLSQGYPALNISVNLSGRQFLHHDLLETVKNAITTSGITPSCLELELTESIMMVNVEETIRTLNAISSLGIHMSIDDFGTGYSSMSCLKRFPVNKLKIDQSFVRGLPQDKEDVAIVKSIIVMAHALNLTVIAEGVETLEQLEFLKSSRCEEFQGYYFSRPILAADIEQYLQALADEDVPKVVN is encoded by the coding sequence ATGGATATCGAAAAACTAAAACATCACCTCAGATACCTGGCACTGTGCGCTACCTTGTCCTTCGTTTATTATCTCTCCGGTCGACTCGGTCTATCGCTGGCATTTGAGCAAGCCGGCGTCAGCCCTGTCTGGCCCCCTACTGGTATCGCGATTTCGGCCGTTCTTATTTTTGGTTTCCGGGTCTGGCCGGGGATCATGCTCGGGGCTCTATTGGTCAACTTGTCGATAGCTTTGCCTTTTAGTGCCGCTATCTTGATAGCTTTGGGTAATACACTCGAAGCCATAGTCGCCGGATATCTACTGATCCGCTGCGCCGAACGTTACCCATTTACTCAAGTGAATCATACCGCCTGGTTTATTGCCATCGCAGTGATGGCCCCCATGTTCAGCGCGACGATAGGGCTTGTTAGCCTGTCTATGCATAATCTTATCGAGGCGAGCGAATTGGGTATAGTCTGGAGTACATGGTGGCTCGGGGATATCGTCGGCGCTCTGGTTATCGTACCTCTGCTTTTAACGTGGTTTCGACCTCATGAATCAATGAATGGTGGGGTTCCGGTCATGGCATTATGGGGGACTTGCCTGGTTAGCCTGGGACTGGCTTTATTGATCTTCTCGCCTTGGCATACCGAGTATGATCCGCATCAGCTGCTTATTTTTATGATGTTGCCACTTTTAATATGGACGGCGCTACGTTTTCATCACCGTGGTTCGACCCTGTTGGTGACGGTTTTTTCAGGTATTGCCATATCGGGAACGCTGGTCGGTTATGGTCCATTCGTAATGGAGTCGACGAATCAGTCTCTATTGACCCTTCAGGCCTCCGTTGGGGCTATCATGGTGACCATACTGATACTCATCGCCAGTCAGGAGGAGCGCAAGCGAGTCAATCGGCGATTGCTACAGGTACAGCAAGACTTGGAGGCTAAGGTTGGCCAGCGGACCCATGAACTCTATACATCCAATAAACAGCTGGCGCAGGAGGTCACCAGGCAACACCAACTGGGTGAAACATTGAAGTCTTTGCTCAATGCCACGAACTTCACCTCTAATGATCAGTTTCTGCAATCATGTGTCAAAGATCTGGCCAATGCCTATGGTGCTTATTTTGCTTTTATAGGCATATTTTCCGATAAAACCTGCCAGAGCATCAAAACGTTAGCGGTATGGGCTGGGGATAAAGTTGAGGATAATTTTAGCTATCGTCTCCGTGGTACTCCTTGTGAAGACGCCATGAATCATAACGTTGAGCTTATCTCCAGTCGTGCGGCTCTACATTATCCGGAAGATAAGTTGTTGAATGAGCTCGAGGTCGACAGTTATTTTGGGGCTCCACTCGTCGCACCGTCGGGGGAAACCATCGGCATTATCGCCGTCATGGACAAGAAGGCCATGGATATCGAGGAGTGGGTGAAACCTGTATTGGGACTGTTTGCTAATCGTGTGGCGTTGGAGTTACAACGTCAGTCTACACACAAAGAGATGGAGATGGCGGCCAGTGTTTTCAAGGAGAGTGCCGAGGCGATAGTCATCTGCGATAGTGAAGACAAGATACTTAGGGTTAACCCGGCATTTTATAAGATCACAGGTTATAGCCAAATCGAGGTTGTCGGGCAATCCCCCCAGCTTTTACAATCAGATCGACCCATTCAATCAATGCTCCACAATCGTGAAGCTGCACTGAAGAAGAATGATATCTGGCAATGTGAGGTTTCCGGATATAGAAAGAATGGGGAGCACTTTCTGAGCTGGCAAACGGTTATTCCGGTGAAGGATGAAAATGGCGACACTCAACAGATTATTTATATATTCAGTGATATTACCGAGCGAAAGTTATTTGAAGAGCACATCTATAATCTGGCGCATCATGACAGCCTAACTCAGTTGCCTAATCGAGTTGCATTTCAATTACAGATGAATACGGCGCTTGAGCGTGCGAAGCGGTCGAAGACTCAGATGGCGGTTATGTTCATCGACTTAGATCATTTCAAGATGATCAATGATACTTCGGGTCATCCTGTGGGGGATCTGTTGTTGCAACAGGTTGCCGAGAGGTTCAAGAGGGCGCTTCGTAAAGAGGATGTGATCTCACGATTCGGTGGCGATGAATTTACAGTATTGCTCTCCAATACCCGAACCGATAATGCCACAACAGTGGTCGCCAGAAAGCTATTGGCCTGTTTTTACGAGCCATTTAAGCTGCCTAGTAGTGAGGTGGTGATATCGGCCAGTATAGGCATTGGAGTGTTTCCCGATAATGGTGATAGTGTCGATAGTTTAATGATGAATGCTGACAGCGCCATGTACAGGGCGAAGGAGAAGGGGCGTAACTGTTTTCAATTCTATACCAAAGAGATGAATCAATATGCTCAGGAGAGGCTTGAGTTAGAACTGGATCTGAGAAAAGCGTTGGAGCGCGATGAGTTTGTACTCCACTATCAGCCTCAATTTGACCCTAATGGACGTATTATCGGTTGTGAGGCTCTCATTCGTTGGCAGCATCCGGATAAAGGCTTGCTCTCTCCCGGAGAGTTTATCAATATGGCTGAAATCACAGGCTTAATCGTCCCTATAGGTAAGTGGGTAATCGATACCGCTTGTATGCAGCACAAGATGTGGCTTTCGCAAGGCTATCCGGCGCTTAATATTTCAGTCAACCTGTCGGGGAGGCAGTTTTTACATCATGATCTTCTCGAGACGGTCAAAAATGCCATTACAACTTCTGGTATTACCCCCTCTTGCCTGGAGTTGGAGCTCACAGAAAGTATTATGATGGTGAATGTCGAAGAAACCATACGGACCCTCAATGCCATCAGTAGTTTGGGGATCCATATGTCGATCGATGACTTCGGTACAGGTTACTCCTCTATGTCATGCCTGAAACGCTTTCCTGTGAATAAGCTGAAAATTGATCAGTCATTCGTTCGTGGCTTGCCTCAGGACAAAGAGGATGTCGCCATCGTCAAATCCATTATTGTTATGGCTCATGCACTCAACTTGACCGTTATCGCCGAGGGCGTCGAAACTCTGGAGCAACTCGAATTTCTTAAATCATCCAGATGTGAAGAGTTTCAGGGATATTATTTCAGCCGTCCGATACTCGCCGCCGATATTGAGCAATACCTACAAGCGCTCGCCGATGAAGATGTACCTAAAGTGGTGAACTAA
- a CDS encoding HDOD domain-containing protein: MSTEHQLLVGLLKKLKADSLVLPTLPEVAMRVQEVVSRPDSSPKQVAEIIGQDAAISARMIKVANSALYSRGVKAENVNSAVTRIGLTQIKAIATSVAMEQLFISTNEMVWEVMDEVWTCSIEVTSAACAMLQIYNKAHRGSGLNFDTLTLAGLVHNIGALPVLTEAESQPELFTSIVQLRALVRKMQGPIGRAVLKSWDFAPEVMEVVERWSDLHYLPDNVGYLDFVRAAAFYTGELRSGAELEERLDVFAQRGLPVSAEELAGDEFLDKYHSIKLSYE, from the coding sequence ATGTCTACTGAACATCAACTATTGGTCGGGCTTTTAAAGAAATTAAAGGCTGATTCCTTAGTGCTGCCTACGTTACCTGAGGTCGCGATGAGAGTTCAGGAGGTCGTTTCCAGACCCGATTCGAGTCCTAAACAAGTTGCTGAGATCATAGGTCAGGATGCCGCGATTTCGGCAAGAATGATTAAAGTGGCTAATAGTGCCCTGTACAGCCGTGGTGTGAAAGCCGAAAACGTCAACAGTGCGGTCACCAGAATCGGATTAACTCAGATTAAAGCGATTGCGACCTCTGTTGCTATGGAGCAGTTGTTTATCTCGACCAATGAGATGGTGTGGGAGGTGATGGATGAAGTCTGGACCTGCTCTATCGAAGTGACTTCGGCGGCCTGTGCCATGTTACAGATCTATAATAAGGCTCATAGGGGCAGTGGACTTAACTTTGACACCCTGACATTAGCGGGCTTGGTTCATAATATTGGCGCCTTGCCAGTGCTCACCGAGGCGGAGTCTCAGCCTGAGTTGTTTACCAGTATCGTTCAACTTAGGGCACTAGTGCGAAAGATGCAGGGGCCGATAGGCCGTGCCGTCTTAAAAAGTTGGGATTTTGCCCCGGAAGTGATGGAAGTTGTCGAAAGATGGTCGGATCTTCATTATCTTCCTGATAATGTCGGTTATCTAGACTTTGTTCGCGCCGCCGCATTTTATACCGGTGAGTTAAGGTCTGGAGCGGAGCTCGAAGAGCGGTTGGATGTATTTGCACAACGTGGGCTGCCGGTTTCTGCCGAAGAGTTGGCCGGTGATGAGTTTCTTGATAAATACCACTCTATTAAACTGAGTTATGAGTAG
- the trhP gene encoding prephenate-dependent tRNA uridine(34) hydroxylase TrhP: MFKPELLSPAGTLKNMRYAFAYGADAVYAGQPRYSLRVRNNDFKMENLATGIQEAHGLGKKLYVVSNIAPHNTKLKTYIKDMEPVVSMNPDAIIMSDPGLIMMVREAFPDQVVHLSVQANAINWASVKFWQQQGIKRVILSRELSLDEIEEIRQRCPDIELEVFVHGALCMAYSGRCLLSGYINKRDPNQGTCTNSCRWKYDAHEAKETMEGDIVAVNPQGLVDQNGVQFEKPTLGEGQPSDQIVLLQEAGRPGEYMPAFEDEHGTYIMNSKDLRAIQHVERLSKMGIDSLKIEGRTKSFYYVARTAQLYRQAIEDAASGRDFDRTLMHNLEGLAHRGYTEGFLRRHVHDEYQNYDYGYSISDTQQFVGEFTGKRNDEGMAEIDVKNKFSVGDSVEVMTPQGNLTLTIDSLINRKGESVEAGLGSGHFVFLSVPANVELDKAVLLRNLPQGQDTRNPHSPA; encoded by the coding sequence ATGTTTAAACCTGAGCTATTGTCTCCTGCTGGGACACTGAAAAATATGCGTTACGCTTTCGCCTATGGCGCTGACGCTGTCTACGCAGGCCAGCCCAGATACAGCCTTAGGGTGCGAAATAATGACTTTAAGATGGAAAATCTGGCAACGGGTATTCAAGAAGCTCATGGCTTAGGTAAAAAGCTCTACGTGGTCAGCAACATTGCGCCTCACAATACTAAGCTTAAGACCTATATCAAGGACATGGAACCTGTCGTCTCCATGAACCCTGACGCCATAATCATGTCAGATCCAGGCTTGATCATGATGGTAAGAGAAGCCTTTCCCGATCAAGTGGTCCACCTTTCAGTTCAGGCCAATGCCATCAACTGGGCATCGGTGAAGTTCTGGCAGCAACAAGGCATAAAGCGTGTGATCCTCTCTCGTGAGCTCTCACTCGATGAGATTGAAGAGATCCGCCAACGTTGCCCCGATATCGAGTTAGAAGTATTCGTTCATGGTGCACTCTGCATGGCTTACTCGGGTCGTTGCCTGCTTTCCGGCTATATCAACAAACGCGATCCAAACCAGGGGACCTGCACCAATTCATGCCGCTGGAAATATGATGCCCACGAAGCCAAAGAGACCATGGAAGGCGACATCGTTGCAGTGAACCCTCAAGGGCTTGTTGATCAAAATGGTGTGCAATTTGAGAAGCCAACATTAGGTGAAGGTCAACCAAGCGATCAAATTGTATTGTTGCAAGAAGCCGGACGTCCGGGCGAGTATATGCCCGCCTTCGAAGATGAGCATGGTACTTACATCATGAACTCTAAAGATCTTCGCGCCATTCAGCATGTCGAGCGCTTGAGTAAGATGGGCATCGACTCATTAAAGATCGAAGGTCGTACTAAATCATTTTATTATGTTGCGCGTACCGCTCAGCTCTATCGTCAGGCTATCGAAGATGCGGCTTCGGGCAGGGATTTCGACCGTACATTGATGCATAACCTGGAAGGCCTGGCACATAGAGGCTATACCGAAGGCTTCCTGCGTCGTCATGTCCATGATGAGTACCAGAACTACGATTATGGCTACTCTATCAGCGATACCCAACAGTTTGTTGGTGAGTTCACGGGTAAGCGTAACGACGAAGGCATGGCTGAAATCGACGTGAAGAATAAATTTAGCGTCGGCGATAGTGTCGAAGTGATGACTCCTCAGGGTAACCTGACACTCACTATTGACTCACTCATTAACCGTAAGGGTGAAAGTGTGGAGGCCGGGTTAGGTTCCGGACACTTTGTGTTCTTGTCGGTGCCGGCTAACGTAGAGTTAGATAAAGCTGTATTATTGCGTAACTTGCCACAAGGTCAAGATACCCGTAACCCGCACTCACCGGCATAA
- a CDS encoding acyl-CoA dehydrogenase: MKQAEPIKNSQASKAEPDPSSTPPVPASNGSVGRRTLILNPKLESYDHLDPRSKALIKKTIAFFESRGKAKLKTDDHERTWYADFLEFEKKEQLFATFLTPEGYGGEGVRWDTFRNCALNEVLGFYGLAHWYTWQVSILGLGPIWISNNEEAKQRAAQLLDEGGIFAFGLSEKEHGADIYSTDMCLTRQDDGSYLASGSKYYIGNGNKAALVSTFGKLTDTDEYVFFVADSQHPNYELVQNVVNSQNYVAEYRLNNYPVAKADVLATGRDAWDMALNTVNVGKFNLGWASIGICSHAYFEAINHASHRRLFDHYVTDFFHIKQLFIDSYARLSAMKLFAQRGVDYMRCANPDDRRYLLFTPMVKMKVTTQGEEVINELWDVMAAKGFEKNMYFEMAVRDIRALPKLEGTVHVNMALILKFMANYFFKPAEYPETPTMDEPVNDTFLFNQGATKGLGKTQFHDYRKVYNGVNLPNVNIFKKQIRLLKILLMAAKPSKEQSKDFDFLLILGELFTLVVYGQLILENAKIKWIEDDLIEQIFDFMVRDFSKFALQLSQKGSATRVQQMICNRMIKRPAVDEARNTRVWENYVYTMKDQYEMNP; this comes from the coding sequence ATGAAACAGGCTGAACCCATCAAAAACAGTCAAGCCAGCAAGGCCGAACCTGACCCCTCTTCCACACCTCCGGTTCCTGCTTCGAATGGAAGTGTGGGGAGACGAACCCTTATCCTGAATCCAAAGCTTGAAAGTTATGACCATCTGGATCCCCGTTCAAAAGCCTTGATTAAAAAGACGATTGCGTTTTTTGAGAGTAGGGGAAAGGCTAAACTCAAAACCGATGACCATGAGCGAACCTGGTATGCCGATTTTCTCGAGTTCGAGAAGAAAGAGCAGCTGTTTGCCACATTCCTGACCCCCGAAGGCTACGGAGGCGAAGGGGTCCGTTGGGACACCTTTCGTAACTGTGCGCTCAACGAAGTATTAGGCTTCTACGGCTTGGCTCATTGGTATACCTGGCAGGTCTCGATACTCGGTTTAGGGCCTATCTGGATAAGTAACAATGAAGAGGCAAAACAACGTGCGGCACAACTGTTAGATGAGGGGGGGATCTTCGCGTTTGGCCTGTCTGAAAAAGAACACGGCGCCGATATCTACTCCACCGATATGTGTCTCACCCGGCAAGATGACGGCTCCTATCTGGCCAGCGGCAGTAAATATTATATCGGTAACGGCAATAAGGCGGCATTGGTGTCAACCTTTGGTAAGCTCACGGACACCGATGAGTATGTTTTCTTCGTCGCCGACTCTCAGCATCCAAATTATGAGTTAGTGCAAAACGTCGTTAACTCTCAAAATTATGTCGCCGAATATCGTCTCAATAATTATCCGGTCGCTAAAGCGGATGTCTTAGCGACTGGCCGTGATGCATGGGATATGGCGCTCAATACCGTCAATGTGGGCAAGTTTAATCTGGGGTGGGCTTCAATTGGTATCTGTTCACATGCTTATTTCGAAGCGATAAACCACGCATCCCATAGACGACTGTTCGATCATTACGTTACCGATTTCTTCCATATTAAGCAGTTGTTTATCGACTCCTATGCCCGTCTTAGTGCTATGAAATTGTTTGCCCAGCGGGGTGTTGATTACATGCGTTGTGCCAACCCGGATGATCGCCGTTACCTCTTATTCACCCCTATGGTTAAGATGAAAGTCACCACGCAAGGGGAGGAGGTGATTAACGAACTTTGGGATGTCATGGCCGCTAAAGGGTTTGAGAAGAACATGTATTTCGAGATGGCGGTGAGAGATATTCGGGCATTGCCAAAGCTTGAAGGGACTGTTCACGTTAATATGGCACTCATCTTGAAATTTATGGCCAATTACTTCTTTAAGCCTGCCGAGTATCCTGAGACTCCGACGATGGATGAACCGGTCAATGATACATTTCTGTTTAACCAGGGAGCGACTAAGGGGCTGGGTAAGACTCAATTCCATGATTACCGTAAAGTCTATAATGGCGTAAACCTGCCTAATGTAAATATCTTCAAAAAGCAGATCCGGTTATTAAAAATACTGCTGATGGCAGCCAAACCGAGTAAGGAACAGAGCAAAGATTTCGATTTTCTGCTGATCTTGGGCGAACTCTTCACGCTTGTGGTTTATGGTCAGCTTATTTTAGAAAATGCGAAGATAAAATGGATAGAGGATGATCTAATAGAGCAGATTTTCGATTTTATGGTGCGTGACTTTTCAAAATTTGCGCTGCAACTGAGTCAAAAAGGCAGCGCTACCCGTGTTCAACAGATGATATGTAATCGAATGATTAAGCGTCCGGCCGTCGATGAGGCGCGTAATACCCGTGTGTGGGAAAACTACGTTTATACCATGAAAGATCAATATGAGATGAACCCGTAA
- a CDS encoding GGDEF domain-containing response regulator, with product MLVIEDNKAIASVIEHIGKSLGFQVTTAHSFSEVKKLLVSHQEFFVATVDYGLPDAPEGEVIPYVLDHGIPSVVMTGRMNDKIHQTLLNLPIIDYITKESSQAYHYLLRVLHGQLVNHKTSVLVVDDSLSVRSYVCSLLKRRNFTVFEAANGVKALQLLKENAEIKLLITDQEMPEMTGIELVQAIRKRFTDRDLIIIGYSGIDKVYQSARFIKSGADDYLKKPFCPEEFYCRIFKNIEQLHYIEEIKMAANVDYLTSLSNRRYFIDQFDELFAEILDSHDNYILALFHVDDFMTINDDFGHSAGDQVLIEFSRLLSCHFNGQLLARFGGAEFGCLLSGEDFSKNEQCLLAFKESVSKHSFAFEEREIKCSICIGGTIISEQSSVHQCLEQSDEALQQAQAKGQNQMVLNGFVELSE from the coding sequence ATGCTGGTCATTGAGGACAATAAAGCGATTGCATCTGTTATCGAACACATAGGTAAGTCGTTAGGATTTCAGGTCACAACTGCACACTCTTTTTCTGAAGTAAAAAAGCTTCTGGTTAGTCATCAGGAGTTCTTCGTTGCGACCGTCGATTATGGTCTTCCTGATGCCCCTGAGGGGGAGGTCATTCCCTACGTGCTGGATCATGGCATTCCGAGCGTGGTCATGACTGGCAGGATGAATGATAAGATACACCAGACACTATTGAACTTACCCATCATCGATTACATCACCAAAGAAAGTTCTCAAGCTTACCATTACCTGTTAAGAGTCCTGCATGGTCAATTAGTTAACCACAAAACCAGCGTATTAGTGGTCGATGATTCACTTTCGGTGAGAAGTTATGTTTGTAGCCTTTTAAAACGGAGAAACTTTACCGTTTTTGAGGCTGCTAACGGCGTTAAAGCGTTACAACTCCTGAAAGAAAATGCTGAGATAAAGCTATTAATTACCGACCAGGAGATGCCTGAAATGACGGGTATTGAGCTGGTTCAGGCAATTCGTAAACGGTTTACTGACAGAGATTTAATTATTATCGGGTATTCGGGGATCGACAAAGTTTACCAATCGGCTCGCTTCATAAAAAGTGGCGCCGATGATTACTTGAAGAAGCCTTTCTGTCCTGAGGAGTTTTATTGCCGCATTTTTAAAAACATTGAGCAGTTACATTATATTGAAGAGATCAAAATGGCTGCCAATGTCGACTATCTGACCTCTTTATCGAATCGACGTTATTTCATCGATCAGTTCGATGAGCTGTTTGCAGAGATCCTGGATAGCCATGACAATTATATTTTGGCCCTTTTTCATGTGGATGATTTTATGACCATTAATGATGACTTCGGCCATAGCGCGGGGGATCAGGTGTTAATTGAATTTTCCAGGTTGTTAAGTTGTCATTTTAATGGGCAATTACTTGCAAGATTTGGCGGAGCGGAATTTGGCTGTTTACTCTCTGGGGAAGATTTTTCTAAAAACGAGCAGTGCTTATTAGCATTTAAAGAGAGTGTGAGTAAGCACTCATTTGCTTTTGAAGAGAGAGAAATTAAGTGTTCAATTTGCATCGGTGGCACCATTATTTCTGAGCAATCATCGGTCCATCAATGCCTTGAACAGTCAGATGAAGCCTTGCAGCAAGCGCAGGCGAAAGGACAGAATCAGATGGTATTAAATGGTTTTGTTGAGCTGTCAGAATAG
- a CDS encoding YfhL family 4Fe-4S dicluster ferredoxin, whose product MALIIDDSCINCDMCEPECPNQAITMGEEIYEIDPDLCTECVGHYDKPTCISVCPIDCIDPDPAHQESEDELLVKYHLITGKPVV is encoded by the coding sequence ATGGCATTAATAATCGACGATAGCTGTATCAACTGCGATATGTGTGAGCCTGAATGTCCCAATCAGGCGATCACTATGGGTGAAGAGATCTACGAAATTGATCCCGATCTCTGCACCGAATGTGTTGGGCACTACGATAAACCGACCTGTATCTCGGTGTGTCCCATCGATTGCATCGATCCGGATCCCGCTCATCAAGAGTCAGAAGATGAGCTATTGGTGAAGTACCACCTCATTACAGGTAAGCCGGTCGTGTAA